ACGGTCTCTACGACGGTGACCCCCGCAAGGCGACACCCGACCGCCCGGCGCGCTTCATCCCCGAGGTCGCCGCCGACGGCGATCTGGACGGCGTGGTCGCCGGCCGGGGTAGCAGCCTGGGCACCGGCGGCATGGCGTCGAAGCTCTCGTCGGCGCTGCTGGCCGCCGACGCGGGCGTGCCGGTGCTGTTGGCCGCGGCGGCCGACGCCGCCCGCGCGCTCGACGACGCGTCGGTGGGCACGGTGTTCGCGCCACGCCCCGAGCGGATGTCGGCGCGCAAGTTCTGGATGCGCTACGCCGCCGAGTCGGCCGGGGCGCTGACCCTCGACGACGGCGCGGTGCGTGCGGTGGTCAAGCAGCGGCGGTCGCTGCTGCCCGCGGGCATCACCGCGGTGACCGGGCGGTTCCACGGCGGCGACGTGGTCGACCTGCGGGCGCTCGACGGGCGCACCGTCGCCCGTGGCGTGGTGGCCTATGACACCGCCGAACTCGCCGCGATGATCGGCCGCTCGACGCATGACCTGCCCGCCGAGATGCGCAGGCCCGCCGTGCACGCCGACGACCTGGTCCGCACCTAGACAGGTCAGTCGGAGATGGGCCGCAGATACAGGGCGCCCCAGACGATCTCGGTCAGGGTGTCGGCCAGTTCGGCATCGTAGGACTCCGGTTGTGACGGCAGATTCTGGTGGCAGCTGCGTTCCACCATCCACGTCAGCGTGCTCGCGGTGGTGGCTGCGGGCAGTTGGGGCCGGATGGACCCGTCGGCCTGGCCCTCCTCGATGACGCGGGCGAGCTGTGCGGAGATCCCGGCCAGCAGTTCGCGGTAGGTCTGCCCGACGAGCGGGTCGTAGGCGCTCATCTCGTTGAGCGCGACCAGCACCGGTTGGTGGCGGCGGTAGCTCGTGATGATGCCGGCCATGGCGGTGTGGACGTCGCTCGGATCGCGGCGGCCCGCGACACCCCACCAGCGCTGGGCATCCTGCGTGAGATCGCCGAAGACCTGCGTGGCGAGGCGGCGCAGCAGGTGCCCCTTGTCTTCGAAGTAGATGTAGAAGCTCGCGCGTGAGATCCCGGCCTCGGTGGCGAGCCGGTCGACGCTGAGCTCGGTGAAGCTGGTGCCGTCGGCCATCAGCCGGTCGGTGGCGTCGAGCAGCGCCCGCTCGATGCGTTGACGCCGTTCCTCCCGTTTGGCCTGCGGTTTTCGGGTGACCGATGGCATCCGTCCAGCGTATCGGCCGCTACGGCATCTTGACTAGACATACTGTCTAGACTTACTGTCGCGAGCATGACTGTGTTGCCGATCACACGCCCGTACGACTCGATCGATCTGTCCTCGCGCGCGTTCTGGGCCACCACCGCCGCCGACCGCGAGGCCGCCTTCGCCGAACTGCGGGCCGAGCGCCCGGTCAGCTGGCACCCGCCGGTCGAGGACGCGCTGCTGCACGATCCGGACGACCGGGGTTTCTGGGCCGTCACGCGCCACGCCGACATCGTCACGATCAGCCGCGACAGCGAAACGTTCCGGTCCGGGCAGGGTGTCCTGTTCGAGAACATCCCGCCCGAACTCCTCGAGGCATCGCAGTCGTTCCTCGCCATGGACGCACCGCGGCACACGCTGATCCGCAAACTCGTCCACGCGGCGTTCACGCCCCGGCAGGTGGCACGCATCGAGGACTCGATCAAGGCCAACGCGCGGGACATCGTCGCCGAACTCAAGGCCGCGGGCAGCGGCGTCGACTTCGTCGACCACTGCGCCAAGGAACTGCCCATCCGCACGTTGTCGGACATGGTCGGCATTCCCGAATCCGAGCGCAGGCAGGTCGCGCACGCGGCCGACGCGCTGGTGTCCTGGGCCGACCCGCTCTACCTCGCCGGGCGCAGTCCGCTCGAGGTGCTGCTGGAGAACCAGATGTACCTGCACCAGGTGGCGCACACGCTGGCCGCCGAGCGGCGCGAGCACCCCGGCAACGACCTGATCAGCGCGCTGGTGCACGCCGAGGTCGACGGCGACCGGCTCACCGACGCCGAGGTCGCGGCGTTCTTCGTGCTGTTGGCGGTCGCGGGCAACGACACCACCCGTCAGACCACCAGCCACGCCTTGGTGGCGCTCACCGGATTCGAGGACCAACGTGCCTGGCTCATGGCCGATTTCGACGACCGCATCGGCGCGGCGGTCGAGGAGATGGTGCGCTGGGCATCGCCGGTGATGACGTTCCGCCGCACCGCCGCGGTGGACGTCGAACTGGGTGGGCAGCACATCGCGGCGGGGGAGAAGGTGGTGATGTTCTACGCCTCGGGCAACTGGGATACCGAGGTCTTCGACCGGCCCGACGTGCTCGACCTGGGCCGCAAACCCAACCCGCACGTCGGGTTCGGCGGCGGCGGGCGGCACTTCTGCCTCGGGGCGCATGTCGCCAGGACGCAGCTACGGGCGATCTTCTCCGAACTGCTGCATCAACTGCCCGACATCCGCGCCGGCGCACCGGAATATCTGCAGGGGAATTTCGTGCACGCTATCCGGGCGATGCCGTGTACGTTCTCGTGAGCTCACCGGCCAGCAGCGTCAGCATCTCCGAGCACCCGCTGTGCACCTTGACCGTCGCCAGGTCGTCACCGCGGGTCGGCCCGCGGTTGACGATCGCCACCGGGATGCCGCGCGCGGCGGCGTGCCGCACGAACCGGTAGCCCGAGAACACCGTGAGCGAGGAGCCGGCGACCAACAGGGCCTCGGCACCGTCCACCATCGAATAGGCTTGCTCCACTCGGGATTTCGGC
This region of Mycolicibacterium goodii genomic DNA includes:
- the proB gene encoding glutamate 5-kinase, coding for MSVHREAVRTARSVVVKIGTTALTTPAGVFDANRLASLVKAIEGRMRAGSDVVIVSSGAIAAGIEPLGLSKRPTDLATKQAAASVGQVALVNAWSSAFAAYDRTVGQVLLTAHDISMRVQHNNAQRTLDRLRALHAVAIVNENDTVATNEIRFGDNDRLSALVAHLVGADALILLSDIDGLYDGDPRKATPDRPARFIPEVAADGDLDGVVAGRGSSLGTGGMASKLSSALLAADAGVPVLLAAAADAARALDDASVGTVFAPRPERMSARKFWMRYAAESAGALTLDDGAVRAVVKQRRSLLPAGITAVTGRFHGGDVVDLRALDGRTVARGVVAYDTAELAAMIGRSTHDLPAEMRRPAVHADDLVRT
- a CDS encoding TetR/AcrR family transcriptional regulator; translation: MPSVTRKPQAKREERRQRIERALLDATDRLMADGTSFTELSVDRLATEAGISRASFYIYFEDKGHLLRRLATQVFGDLTQDAQRWWGVAGRRDPSDVHTAMAGIITSYRRHQPVLVALNEMSAYDPLVGQTYRELLAGISAQLARVIEEGQADGSIRPQLPAATTASTLTWMVERSCHQNLPSQPESYDAELADTLTEIVWGALYLRPISD
- a CDS encoding cytochrome P450 codes for the protein MTVLPITRPYDSIDLSSRAFWATTAADREAAFAELRAERPVSWHPPVEDALLHDPDDRGFWAVTRHADIVTISRDSETFRSGQGVLFENIPPELLEASQSFLAMDAPRHTLIRKLVHAAFTPRQVARIEDSIKANARDIVAELKAAGSGVDFVDHCAKELPIRTLSDMVGIPESERRQVAHAADALVSWADPLYLAGRSPLEVLLENQMYLHQVAHTLAAERREHPGNDLISALVHAEVDGDRLTDAEVAAFFVLLAVAGNDTTRQTTSHALVALTGFEDQRAWLMADFDDRIGAAVEEMVRWASPVMTFRRTAAVDVELGGQHIAAGEKVVMFYASGNWDTEVFDRPDVLDLGRKPNPHVGFGGGGRHFCLGAHVARTQLRAIFSELLHQLPDIRAGAPEYLQGNFVHAIRAMPCTFS